The following coding sequences lie in one Megalodesulfovibrio gigas DSM 1382 = ATCC 19364 genomic window:
- a CDS encoding ABC transporter ATP-binding protein, whose product MLRVENLEVVYNEVVLVLKGLSLTAAAGKITALLGANGAGKSTTLKAISGLLAGENGEITEGAVLLEDRPVHGLPPDKIVRSGIFQVMEGRRVFEDLTVEENLRCGAFTRPRAELAPSLERVYDYFPRLAERKKQLAGFMSGGEQQMLAIGRAMMARPKLLLLDEPSLGLAPLLVEDIFTIIKRLNADEGVSILLVEQNARAALNIASHGYIMENGRIVLEGEAQALLQNPDVQEFYLGMSHGGEKKRYKDVKHYRRRKRWLG is encoded by the coding sequence ATGCTGCGCGTGGAAAACCTGGAGGTGGTCTACAACGAGGTGGTCCTCGTGCTCAAGGGCCTCTCCCTCACGGCTGCCGCCGGGAAGATCACCGCCCTGCTGGGGGCCAACGGTGCCGGCAAGTCCACCACCCTGAAGGCCATTTCCGGCCTGCTGGCCGGCGAAAACGGCGAGATTACGGAAGGGGCGGTCCTGCTGGAGGATCGCCCCGTGCATGGCCTGCCGCCGGACAAGATCGTCCGTTCGGGCATTTTTCAGGTCATGGAAGGACGGCGGGTGTTCGAGGACCTGACCGTGGAGGAGAACCTGCGCTGCGGGGCCTTCACCCGGCCGCGGGCGGAGCTGGCTCCCTCCCTGGAACGGGTCTATGACTATTTTCCCCGCCTGGCCGAGCGCAAGAAGCAGTTGGCCGGCTTCATGAGCGGCGGCGAACAGCAGATGCTGGCCATCGGCCGCGCCATGATGGCCCGGCCCAAGCTGCTGTTGCTGGATGAACCCTCCCTGGGCCTGGCCCCGCTGCTGGTGGAAGACATCTTCACCATCATTAAACGACTCAACGCCGACGAGGGTGTGAGCATTCTGCTTGTGGAGCAAAATGCCCGCGCTGCCCTGAATATCGCCTCCCATGGCTACATCATGGAAAATGGCCGCATCGTGCTGGAAGGCGAGGCCCAGGCCCTGCTGCAAAATCCGGACGTGCAGGAATTTTACCTGGGCATGAGCCATGGCGGCGAGAAGAAGCGCTACAAGGACGTCAAGCATTACCGCCGCCGCAAGCGCTGGCTGGGCTAG
- a CDS encoding ABC transporter substrate-binding protein, translating into MRTQIFAAAMALMLLVASPAMAETIKIGVLSDLSGPTSSVGVPYAKGVQDCVRYLNESKFLGEHTLQPLQVDYAYNVQQALSAYKKFKTEGIVALQGWGTADTEALTRFVAQDKIPCFSASYSAHLTDPKNAPYNFFVVADYTSNLRGILKFFKDNWKEERAPKLAFIYPDHPYGLTPLEGGKAYAKELGYEVVGDEHVDLKAMDATSQLLALKSKAPDFCWIGGTTPSTSVVLKDAQKLKMDTIFFTNIWGIDEDLFKLAGDAAEGAYTVQGASTGYDDTAGNKIILELTGGQIPMTHYYRGFASTYVMAEAIRRALEKGTLTGEAVKNETEALRDFDPLGLTPPVSFFPDDHRPTMTSFIYKVEGGKLVKVGTEVLERKAEWLGK; encoded by the coding sequence ATGCGGACACAGATTTTCGCGGCGGCAATGGCGTTGATGTTGCTCGTGGCCAGCCCGGCCATGGCCGAGACCATCAAGATCGGCGTGCTGTCAGACTTGTCCGGTCCCACGTCCAGCGTGGGCGTGCCGTACGCCAAGGGCGTGCAGGATTGCGTCAGGTACCTGAACGAAAGCAAGTTCCTGGGCGAGCACACCCTGCAGCCCCTGCAGGTGGACTATGCCTACAACGTCCAGCAGGCCCTCTCCGCCTACAAAAAGTTCAAGACCGAGGGCATCGTGGCCCTGCAGGGCTGGGGCACCGCAGACACCGAGGCCCTGACCCGGTTCGTGGCCCAGGACAAAATCCCCTGCTTCTCGGCCTCCTATTCCGCCCACCTCACGGATCCCAAAAACGCCCCGTACAATTTCTTTGTGGTGGCCGACTATACCTCCAACCTGCGCGGCATCCTCAAATTCTTCAAGGACAACTGGAAGGAAGAGCGCGCTCCCAAGCTGGCCTTCATCTACCCTGATCATCCTTACGGCCTCACCCCCCTGGAAGGCGGCAAGGCCTACGCCAAGGAACTGGGCTATGAGGTGGTGGGCGATGAACACGTGGACCTCAAAGCCATGGACGCCACCTCCCAGTTGCTGGCCCTGAAGTCCAAGGCTCCGGACTTCTGCTGGATTGGCGGCACCACCCCCTCCACCTCCGTGGTGCTCAAGGACGCCCAGAAGCTGAAGATGGACACCATCTTCTTCACCAACATCTGGGGCATCGACGAAGACCTCTTCAAACTCGCTGGTGATGCCGCCGAAGGCGCCTACACCGTGCAGGGTGCGTCCACCGGCTATGACGACACCGCCGGCAACAAGATCATCCTGGAACTCACCGGCGGCCAGATCCCTATGACGCACTATTACCGTGGCTTCGCCTCCACCTACGTCATGGCCGAGGCCATCCGCCGCGCCCTGGAAAAGGGGACGCTGACCGGGGAGGCCGTGAAAAACGAGACCGAGGCCCTGCGCGACTTTGATCCCCTGGGGCTGACCCCGCCCGTGTCCTTCTTCCCGGACGATCATCGTCCCACCATGACCTCCTTCATCTACAAGGTCGAAGGCGGCAAGCTGGTGAAGGTGGGCACCGAAGTGCTGGAACGCAAAGCCGAATGGCTGGGCAAGTAG
- a CDS encoding branched-chain amino acid ABC transporter permease, whose amino-acid sequence MQGKCGLFFESYREENALLVGGFQKARFAALLAVLCACPFVLNSYHLSILILINIAVVGAVSLNLLTGMCGQISLGHGAFIGVGAYACGALTLQGVPFLVALPAAGCITAATGMLFGIPSLRLKGIYLAIATLAAQLILQYIFLHWDAVTGGSTGLAVDPPNIAGLTFDTDEKMFYLSLGVAILMLVVATNLMRSRHGRAFVAIRDFYLSAEIVGVNLFAYKLMAFAVSSFMAGVAGGLWGHYLQFVTPEPFGLGLSISYLAMCIIGGLGSIQGAVFGAVFLTLLPEVLTWLSDVGSSVFPAASLYLVAAKEGVFGLVLVLFLIFEPEGLQRRWRLFKAWCKLFPFAY is encoded by the coding sequence ATGCAAGGCAAGTGCGGACTGTTTTTTGAATCCTACCGGGAGGAAAATGCGCTCCTGGTGGGCGGGTTCCAGAAGGCGCGGTTTGCGGCGCTGCTGGCGGTGCTGTGCGCCTGCCCCTTTGTGCTGAACAGCTATCATCTGTCCATTCTGATCCTCATCAACATCGCCGTGGTGGGGGCAGTGTCGCTCAACCTGCTCACGGGGATGTGCGGGCAGATTTCCCTGGGCCATGGCGCGTTCATCGGGGTGGGGGCATACGCCTGCGGGGCGCTCACCCTGCAGGGAGTGCCGTTCCTGGTGGCTCTGCCGGCGGCGGGATGCATTACCGCGGCCACGGGCATGCTCTTCGGCATCCCGTCCCTGCGGCTCAAGGGCATTTATCTGGCTATCGCCACCCTGGCAGCGCAACTGATCCTGCAATACATTTTCCTGCACTGGGACGCCGTGACCGGCGGCTCCACCGGTCTGGCCGTGGACCCGCCCAACATTGCCGGCCTGACGTTCGACACGGACGAAAAGATGTTCTACCTCTCCCTTGGGGTGGCGATTCTCATGCTGGTGGTGGCGACAAACCTGATGCGTTCCCGTCATGGTCGTGCCTTTGTGGCCATCCGGGACTTCTACCTTTCCGCGGAAATCGTGGGGGTGAACCTGTTTGCCTACAAGCTGATGGCCTTTGCCGTCAGCAGCTTCATGGCCGGCGTGGCCGGGGGGCTGTGGGGGCACTACCTGCAGTTTGTCACGCCGGAGCCTTTCGGGCTGGGCCTGTCCATCAGTTATCTGGCCATGTGCATCATCGGCGGGCTGGGGAGCATCCAGGGCGCTGTGTTTGGCGCTGTGTTCCTTACTCTGCTGCCGGAGGTGCTCACCTGGCTGTCGGATGTGGGCAGCAGCGTGTTTCCGGCGGCCTCGCTGTATCTGGTGGCGGCCAAGGAAGGGGTCTTCGGTCTGGTGCTGGTGCTGTTCCTGATTTTCGAGCCCGAAGGCTTGCAGCGGCGCTGGAGATTGTTCAAGGCGTGGTGCAAACTTTTTCCATTTGCGTATTGA